Genomic segment of Notolabrus celidotus isolate fNotCel1 chromosome 1, fNotCel1.pri, whole genome shotgun sequence:
TGCTTCAAACTCGTGTTTGGATTgctttctgtcactttaaaagtaatcaagtTTAATGTTTCATGTGTGATTTACAAGTAGCTTTGCAAGTGCTGGCCTAACAAGACTTCTGCCCATACTTTGTATATGAAATGACATCTCAGCTCAGAAATGTAATCGCCACGTCAGCATAATAGTGAAATATTATGCACTCTTGAAAAACTAAAGTTTGGTCAAAAACGTCACATTATCAAATCTGATCATGAAGTACGTTAACTTTGAAGCATCTGCAGTTGCAGGAAGGAAAATCTAGAAAATTGCACAGAGTCTGGTTTATATTGAAACAGGTGCATAAAGGATCATCAAAATTCTGAATAAAGAAGTTTTAGTTGGTTATGTTTTCGGTTTGGGGGGGCTAgtttttaatttcctttaactgaaaattaaaacatacaCATTAGGAGCCGACTGCTCACACAGATTTGTAATTGTGTCATTTCACATTCAAAGTTATGGCTTGGAAATAACATGATCCACTGTTATGAATCGTTTCATCTTTGTTTATCATAGCTAACAGATTTTACTGAAGATTAGaacctgttttttatttcaaagtataAGGACAGTGAAAAAGTGAATGGCTTATTTGCATAACTAGTTTCAGTGTGATGATTCTAAAGCAGTATTGGTTAACATAATGTCACTTGAATATCGAGAGCTGCTGTGCAAACAAATGTCGATTCTTATTGTGTTGTGCTTAGCTTTTTTACCAACTGCCTAAAATTGTCTGACTTCTGCGATCAGCGTTACAAAAATTCAAGTTACAAACTAAGTCTGGAAATCTGGTAGCAGATTATTgaaattacacaaacacaatccCCTATTGGCGTAGCgtgaaatgtttcaaatgcGTTAGTTGAAACATGCTCACTTAGGACTTTAGTTTGAATTTTGGGTCATTTGGTGGGTTCGTAGGATTAATGATAGGGGTTTTGCTTTCTACTACAGATATTTATAATATCCGgcaaatttttttcaattttaactTTTGCAGTAGACCACGGCTCAACAGCAATCACATGTGAAAACATCATTTCCAATTGGAACAGTCGCTGATTCTCGTTGCATGTTGGGATCTCTAGTGCAAGCGAAGCGCTGATGAGTGCAACCAAACTTTACTAAACATTTAGTAAAGTTTGACATCGATCATTTTTGGCAGTTGATTGTTTCTTGCTAAAGTTGGTActttgtgtgtgtaggggtgAAGCCGTACGCTTGCACCATGTGTGACAAGAGGTTTTTTCAGCGCTACCACCTGGCGAGACACAGCCTCACTCATATGGGTAGGCGCCTGCCAATCCTTACCAAGTCATACAGTTAGGATGATGCAACATCTGTATGCTTGATTTAGTCCTTATCATCTGTATTTATACACATTTATTACTTAACTGTAATGTAGAAAAGATGACACCATCATCTCATGTGTTGTGATGTGTAAGTGGATGTAAGATCCCCTTTGTGAATTTGGTATCTGAAATCAGTATCTCATTATATTACATTGtaccctttttttatttagggTATGACATTGGTTATTAACCACAGTTATCAATTTAGTTGAGAATAGAACACTTAACATATTTGTACAGATGAATTTGTTTTCCTCTAGTGCAGAGACAAAAAATTAATTGTCTTGATGCTCTGCATTTAGGTGTGAAACCTTATGCTTGCACCATGTGTGACATGAAGTTTTTTCAGCGTTACCACCTGGCGAGACACAGCCTCACTCATACGGGTATGGGTCCGTGCACCGTGCCCATGACATTCAGTGTTAGAGAACAGAGTGCACATTTAAGTTTCCTTAGTTCACTTCAGACACAGGCCTGTAACATGAAAGGGTAATGTCACTTTGGAGTCTTTAAATGGATTTCTAAGGTTCCTCATGATTTTGTAACgcatgattttgttttgtgtgtttgtaaccACGATAATGTAAAATGCATATAGGCacaattggaaaaaaaagtggGATTTCTGCATGAATTGGCAATTGTGTGGTTAATAACCAATATTGCAGGTCTTAATTTCAAAATTTTTAAAAGGACATTGAGGCAAAGTAATGAAATATTGCTACTTTGCATTTAGGTGTGAAACCTTATGCTTGCACCATGTGTGACAAGAGGTTTTTTCAGCGCTACCACCTGGCAAGACACAGCCTCACTCATATGGGTAGGCGCCCGCCCACCGTACCTATGTCACTAAGATGTTCTAACAGAGCCAGCCTCCTGAATTAGTCTCCTTTCTTCTCCTAAACTACTCAGTGCAAGGATTATAGCATCAAGCCTTCCCTACATTCTTTTTGTAAACTCAACACTAAAGCAAGTCTATAAGTGTTAAGAAAAGAGGACTGCAACATCATCAGCTCATGTGATGTGTTTAAGTTGTGGATTCTGGAATTGGTTCACacagttaaatgtgttttattattgggCTTTTATCAGAAATAAGAATTAAGAACAGAAATCTATTTCCCAAAAGCAAAAAACTGAAACATTCGGGGGGGAAAGTGGTTAACTACCCATCAATTCTGAGCAGATATGTGTAGTAGGTTTCCTATTGATGGAttgtgaacacaaacaaagactgaaaataATACCTCAATGCTCTGCGTTTAGGTGTGAAACCTTTTGCTTGCACCATGTGTGACATGAGGTTTGTTCAGCGTTACCACCTGGCGAGACACAGCCTCACTCATACGGGTATGCGTCAGTGCACCTGCCCTTCtcacattttaaaagtcactaTTAATAACTATTAATGTTCATATGTAAGCTAAATAAACTGGTTAGAAACAGACGACATATGTTGTGTGACAGGCATATTAACAGTACTGTGTTAAACGGTCAAGCTTTGTATTTGCGTTTAGTATCTGTAACATTGTCTCTCAGCACATTGAGcactacagttgtgctcataagtttacataccctggcagaatttatggtttcttgggtagtttctgttgacTTTATGATAtcaaaagagtaaacacagttgtttgataaaaaatgttgcttcacccaaccattAACCATGGacgaaaaaaaactttttctcttatcattaatattctctgaaaaatggccaaaaaatcacaaattctgacagggtatgtaaacttaagAGCACAACTGTATCTGTGATCTGTGATAGTTGGTTTCTACATTTTCATAGAAATAGCTTTTTAGCAAACTGTCTTGTATCTTGAACCCTTGTATAGTAATGATAAACACTAATAGGTACAGTAAATGCCTAAACATTGATTTGTTAGTTCCATTCAgatatgtttttaatgaaatagaTAAAGTGGAGTGCTTAAAAGTCCAAATAGGCTAATAGGATGAGGCAAATGAAAGTAAAGGCACTGATTGCAATACTCCCCAACTGTGACTAACCCTTTAGCTCAATAATGCTCAATCATTTGGATTGGTGTTAACACCTAAAACTGTTGTTGTGTAGCTTTCTTTGCTTGTAAAAATGTATAGGAAGCAAATCTTGAAGACATCTTGTTTTTGCATGAATTGGCAATTGTGTGGTTAATAACCAATAGTTTAGGTATTTATTTGGAAAGAAAAGTTGAGGCACAGTAATAAAATACTGCTACTTTGCATTTAGGTGTGAAACCTTATGCTTGCACCATGTGTGACAAGAGGTTTTTTCAGCGCTACCACCTGGCAAGACACAGCCTCACTCATATGGGTAGGCGCCCGCCCACCGTACCTATGTCACCGAGATCAGACCATGCTTAATTAGACTTACATGTAGGTGATATAGATTCAGGGTCTGAACTCTCAGGTAGTTATTCTGTGACAGTCACCAAGTTTAGTAATGTTATGTAAATGTCACATATAGGTCTTCACATGTGAGAGCATACAGGACTGTAACATCATCAGCTCATGTGATGTGTTTAGTTGTGGATTATAAAAATTGATTGatagtgttttttaattgaattgtggaaaaactcaaatagcAAGTAAAGAAGTGGTTAACAACCCATCAATTCTAAAAGATTCTAACAGTTCATTACTGACTGATGGATTGTGACgcataaatgataataataacacctCAATGCTCTGCATCTAGGTGTGAAACCTTTTGCTTGCACCATGTGTGACATGAGGTTTGTTCAGCGTTACCACCTGGCGAGACACAGCCTCACTCATACGGGTATGGgtccgtgcacctgtccctctCACATTCTATAGATCACAATTACTTCTTATTGGGCTTACGGGATGTCACCATAATTAATTTTGTAGGTGCGCAGGTTATTGCCACTagctttaaacatatttttatgtgTTGTAAGACAGAAATAGGTTAGGTAATTTAGCAAAAACTATATCTTGCCCTCCAGAATTAGTTGCGTAAAGCCTTAAATGTCAGGGATTTAGTTGATAGTATGTCACATTTGAGCATTTAAAgtttctaaaaacaaaaagtcccattaatgtaaatgtgtgaaattCTATGTTTACATTCTCTCTGACTGCTTCAGCAAAATCTGTCACCATAGTAAAAGTCATTTTTGAGTGAGCCTTCAGGCCTACAATTTGTAGTAGTTTTAGATGATTTTCAACATCTATACTAGTACACATAGCTCCCTAACAGCATCAAAATTATACCATGAGTACCTTCACTTTGCGTCTATAATAGTATGTGATTACAATGAGCCATTTGTCAGATGTTGAagtattatacatttttatcttttaagacttgcaggaagaaaaaaaaattcagaatgAAAATCTATGACCCTACTTgctaatgtttttttgtgatatGAATACAGGCATGATTGAAGGAGAGGATGCTGAAACAGTTTTGTTTCTGCTGAATCAAGTGAAGATCTAAACAATTCTTATTCAAAGAAAATATATACTGTGATTAACTATTATTTGCAAATTTGACAAATGTGGGTATTTCTGTTTGCCACCAGACTTGATGTAGTTTCAAACTCTATGTACTCACAGTTAAAACTATGTTTGCATgacatttcaacacattttatagaCGTAGAAAAGAAATGCATCACATACTTAGAAATGATGAGCTATTATCTCAGTGTTAGCTTGAAAGTTTTCTGTCTTGTACCTGTGGGCAGCAGGGCTAATATattgctctgtgtgtgtaggGGTGAAGCCGTATGCTTGTTCCATGTGTGACATGAGGTTTATTCAGCGTAACCACCTGGAGAGACACAGCCTCACTCATACGGGTATGCGCTCCTTTGTTACTGCATACCCTTATCACTGAGAGAGGCTCTTGCTTTGGGGTCCGAACAAACCGAAGTTTGTATTGTCAAAGTCATTTGATGGGATGTTGAACCAGCCTCAAAATACTCTCCCCAATTTTTGGGGCCAAAATGTTGCGTAGATCTTGGCCACGAAAATAAGAAGTTCCACTCTGATCTACACATAATGAGTTGATGACGAGGCCTTGTAGAACATCAGTTTTACTCTGTCAAAATGTACTGATAGGGCAGGTTTTTTGCCACCTTTTTGTACGTGTTGGAAATATTGTTTTCAAATAAAGATGAGTGATGTAAACTGTCACAATGTGTCTCCACAAAACACCTAAATTGATGCATTGactgtgtatctgtgtgctCTTTTAGGAGAGAAGCCATTTGCTTGTGACATGTGTGATATGAGGTTTATCCAGCGCTACCACCTTGAGAGACACAAGCGTGTCCACAGTGGAGAGAAGCCTTACCAGTGTGAACGCTGCCAGCAGGTATGTGCACATGTATATAAATCAGAATGACTGTGATGTAAAAAAGGGAGTACGTATCTTATTGTTCTGAATGCCTAATATTTCCATGGTCAAAGCTTTGAAAGAAGAGGTAAGTGCATGGGTTCTGTGTATTGGCAAGAATCTGGCAACCCTGATACAAGGCAGAGGATATGATATGTTGTGAAGCATTAGGATACTAGTCAAAGTGATAAATTGAGACCCTCCCCCCCCTAAAAAAATAGTATAAAGAACACACAATGTTATAGcttaaattaatacattttatttttatgaattcaGAATTTGAAGAGCTGCAGTTTAACATAGACTGGTGCTGTATCTGTGGCAGTGGCAACATGAAAGGGGGAGACACTGCCTGATAGGGTTTGGGGTTGTTGAAAATATTGAATGCATtactctttgtatttttttttattactttatgtCATCTATCTATTATTTGGTTAGACACTAAATCAAATGTGCTTTATTCTCCAACTTATTTATCAGTGTTCACAAACGACTTTAAAGGCaccatgaggagtttttcaccagctgagaaacaggctgaaaccaacactgatgcctttttatgaccttcaaaagcaaacaaaaccataaacaacaacgctgatatcttctctgttgtcatttttaatgccttaaaccactctgagggggtaggtgtcagaccacatgattgacatttggctttagaaacaccttttttcagctgttttcatagcaaataatcacattgagtgataaatccgtctgttaaaagacagcagggtgaggtttttgttgaaaacactacttttgcatgtacagaacaagagataagaggtatcactttgtccacaatggggtgccaaaattgatataaatcaaaagttcctcacagcagctttaaagggatatttccgttttttttttaagtggggtcgtatgagttacagtacactattgctcctgctagccacaatgagtgtcggtgagctcttcccctttaatgagaaaactcACAGatgaccggcaggtaagctaggctacaattctctgcagacgagGCCTCCTATTTTgcgtaatttcgctaaagttgagaaaatatggtccaggaactcatcacgaTGCAAATACATGcgccagtaaaaaaaaatgtagctaTTCAGATTGCcataaaaaaaactcctttgttttggcactattttctgACACACCTCGCAGactggtgttcttccgctgcatgagcacagatacaagataagataagatactcctttattcgtcccacaacggagaaattcatggagttacagcagcaaacaagaaggtgtacagtacaagaatttcatcaagaatatatatagaagaAAATATCCATCAAAGACTACAGATTGgacataattctcctgtcagccaccatctccacagggtccaggactgagctggccttattcaccagtgtgttcagtcttgctgtcttgtatcctgtccgcccacagcaggtgaaatccaatgtggcgttcgtgtttccttttctcccttgctttttttttacatacacgtggaagaacaccggtctgcgaggtgtgtctgaaaatagtgccaaaacaaagggggtccgcagagaattgtagcctagcttgcctgcctgtcatctgggaattttctcattaaaggagaagagctcaccggcactcattgtggctagcaggagtactagtgtaatgtaactcatatgaccccacttcaaaaaaacggaaatatccctttaaactgCTTTAAGCCCCCCATCCCTctgaagcctgatttatacttctgcaccATAGCATATGCTGTAGGTCTGCTTAGCACAATAGGTCTTGTATTTATGTGTAACTATTAGATATCATTGATTCAGTTCTTGATTTCTCCATGTCTACCTTGTGTTTTGTAGAACTTTTCAAGGACAGACCGGCTGTTGCGACATCGACGGTTGTGCCAGGGTCGCAGCGTAGCCAAAGTAGAGAACCAGCCATGCTGCGAACCACGCCCATACCCCCAAGAACCTCCGCCCGCGCCCCCAACCTGGAGtcccctccaccctcctccaGGCCGGCTGGCGGTCTGACATTCCATCTTCCCTTCATCCACAACACCGCCAGAGTCGGGACAAGCCACagggtttcttcttcttctcagctCTGTGCCGAGTGAAGCCACAACTAGCACAGGCTGATCAAGCAGCTCCGCTCTAGGGATTACT
This window contains:
- the znf740a gene encoding gastrula zinc finger protein XlCGF57.1 isoform X36, which gives rise to MSHLPSSSVRDHMKWAGLLGCEAVLSSMALMQASSMAAPPKKMMAPLGHAPPQRDGPDRGPQSHMILPSGMSCPPLLIRKEGEYQAPRLLDEKEMRANEDMQQKKKNRKSVTPCKVREQEGRGGKGTGGDENGPSSKVQKNFICDHCYGAFRSGYHLKRHILIHTGEKPYACAVCDMRFIQRYHLERHSLIHTGVKPYACSMCDMRFFQRYHLERHRLTHTGVKPYACTMCDMRFIQRYQLERHSLTHTGVKPYACTMCDKRFFQRYHLARHSLTHMGVKPYACTMCDMKFFQRYHLARHSLTHTGVKPYACTMCDKRFFQRYHLARHSLTHMGVKPFACTMCDMRFVQRYHLARHSLTHTGVKPYACTMCDKRFFQRYHLARHSLTHMGVKPFACTMCDMRFVQRYHLARHSLTHTGVKPYACSMCDMRFIQRNHLERHSLTHTGEKPFACDMCDMRFIQRYHLERHKRVHSGEKPYQCERCQQNFSRTDRLLRHRRLCQGRSVAKVENQPCCEPRPYPQEPPPAPPTWSPLHPPPGRLAV